The following are encoded in a window of Castanea sativa cultivar Marrone di Chiusa Pesio chromosome 5, ASM4071231v1 genomic DNA:
- the LOC142636736 gene encoding mitogen-activated protein kinase kinase 5-like — protein sequence MRPMQPPQPQPQVGPTSKQGFRSRRRPDLTLPLPIRDPALAVPLPLPPTSLPSSSSSSSSASASSSSSSCEENSNHRNRNATPLVFHYSQLERANRIGSGTGGTVYRVIHKPTGRVFALKVIYGNHDDSTRRQICTEIEILRDVDNPNVVKCHDMFDHNGEIQVLLEYMDRGSLEGMHIANERQLSDLARQILAGLAYLHRRHIVHRDIKPSNLLLNTRNQVKIADFGVSRILAQTMDPCNSSVGTIAYMSPERINTDLNDGQYNAYAGDIWSFGVSILEFYMGRFPFAVSRQGDWASLMCAICMSQPPEAPANASREFRDFISCCLQREPSRRWTASQLLRHPFIVQHNVQVNNQVNQNLHQLLPPPRPLNS from the coding sequence atgaggccGATGCAACCCCCTCAACCCCAACCCCAAGTGGGCCCCACATCAAAACAAGGCTTCCGCTCACGCCGCCGCCCAGATCTAACCCTCCCTCTCCCAATACGGGACCCAGCTCTAGCCGTCCCCCTCCCTCTCCCCCCGACCTCGCTcccttcctcttcctcctcctcctcctccgcctccgcctcctcctcctcttcctcgTGCGAAGAAAACTCTAATCACAGAAACAGAAACGCAACTCCTCTAGTCTTCCACTACTCCCAGCTCGAGCGAGCCAATCGAATCGGTAGCGGCACGGGAGGCACCGTGTACCGAGTGATCCACAAGCCCACGGGTCGGGTCTTCGCCCTCAAGGTCATATACGGGAACCACGACGACTCGACGCGCCGCCAGATCTGCACCGAAATCGAGATCCTCCGCGACGTGGACAACCCCAACGTGGTCAAATGCCACGACATGTTCGACCACAACGGCGAAATCCAGGTCCTCCTGGAGTACATGGATCGCGGGTCCTTGGAAGGTATGCACATCGCGAACGAGCGCCAGCTCTCCGATCTAGCCCGCCAGATCCTCGCCGGACTTGCCTACTTGCACCGGCGGCACATCGTCCACCGCGACATCAAGCCGTCGAACCTCCTGCTCAACACGAGGAACCAAGTCAAGATCGCCGACTTCGGGGTCTCGAGAATCTTGGCGCAGACCATGGACCCGTGTAACTCCTCGGTGGGCACCATCGCGTACATGAGTCCGGAGAGGATCAACACCGACTTGAACGACGGGCAGTACAATGCGTACGCCGGGGACATATGGAGCTTCGGGGTTAGCATTCTCGAGTTCTACATGGGTCGGTTCCCGTTCGCGGTTTCGAGGCAAGGGGATTGGGCGAGCTTGATGTGCGCCATTTGTATGTCGCAGCCGCCGGAGGCGCCGGCCAATGCGTCGAGGGAGTTTAGGGACTTTATCTCCTGTTGTTTGCAGAGAGAGCCGAGCCGAAGGTGGACGGCTTCGCAGTTGTTAAGGCACCCATTCATTGTGCAACATAATGTTCAGGTGAACAATCAGGTGAATCAGAATCTTCATCAACTTTTACCTCCTCCACGCCCGCTTAATTCTTAG